A section of the bacterium genome encodes:
- the bioB gene encoding biotin synthase BioB, whose product MNFQLKTIEEKVLNGIQPANSEIYSLIKTNSNLMDLISVADKIRRKFKGKKVKFCSIVNAKSGLCAENCAFCGQSDYHKTKILKYPLLDTEAIVKSAMDAAHNGAAEFSIVTSCKKINSRKEIEKIKSAIRKIKSETPLECCASLGILDKDFFAELKGAGLDRYHHNLETCPSFFSQICTTRSYRENIDTIRAAKEAGLITCCGGIFGMGESPEQRIELAMTLKELDPDSIPINFLNPVKNTRLENMPLLEPLEALKIIAIFRIIFPRKDIIICGGREVVLRSLQPMMFLAGANGMILGDYLTTKGRGIQDDLGMIKDLGLNEGSKC is encoded by the coding sequence ATGAATTTTCAGTTAAAAACAATAGAAGAAAAAGTCTTAAATGGGATACAGCCTGCTAATAGTGAAATTTATAGTCTGATTAAGACGAATAGCAATCTAATGGACCTCATATCAGTAGCAGATAAAATACGCAGGAAATTTAAAGGAAAGAAAGTAAAGTTCTGCTCTATTGTAAATGCAAAATCTGGTCTGTGTGCGGAGAACTGCGCTTTTTGCGGACAGTCGGACTATCACAAGACAAAAATTCTTAAATATCCCCTGTTAGATACAGAAGCGATAGTTAAATCAGCAATGGATGCTGCGCATAACGGCGCAGCAGAGTTTTCAATAGTGACCAGTTGTAAAAAAATAAACTCCAGAAAAGAGATTGAAAAGATAAAAAGCGCAATAAGAAAGATCAAGAGTGAAACTCCTCTGGAGTGCTGTGCGTCTCTGGGAATTTTAGACAAGGATTTTTTTGCGGAATTAAAAGGCGCTGGTCTGGATAGATATCATCATAATCTTGAGACATGTCCAAGTTTTTTCTCTCAGATTTGCACAACTCGCTCTTACCGTGAGAATATAGATACGATCAGAGCAGCTAAAGAAGCAGGGTTAATTACATGCTGTGGAGGCATATTTGGAATGGGGGAGTCTCCCGAGCAGAGAATAGAGTTAGCTATGACCTTGAAAGAATTAGATCCTGACTCCATCCCGATAAATTTCCTAAATCCTGTTAAGAACACCAGACTTGAGAACATGCCTCTGCTAGAGCCTTTGGAAGCGCTAAAAATAATAGCTATATTTCGGATTATTTTCCCAAGAAAGGATATTATTATCTGTGGGGGTAGGGAAGTTGTATTGCGGAGTCTTCAGCCAATGATGTTTCTTGCAGGAGCAAATGGTATGATTCTAGGAGATTACCTGACTACAAAGGGAAGAGGCATTCAAGATGATTTAGGAATGATAAAAGACTTAGGGCTTAATGAGGGCTCAAAATGTTGA
- the hisJ gene encoding histidinol-phosphatase HisJ, with product MLTYQQYAIRKWDFGFFFKEEFIVLADYHIHSKMCGHAEGEMEEYVREAIRKGLGEIGFNEHFPILHLEDEKLARRLAMSIDEFPIYVKHVRRLQKEFKKRISIKLGCEIDYLPGNMKIIMHNINKYDFDYLYGSVHFLDDWMIDHPDHKSRFENQDLYKVYKDYFSLVEEAAESRLFDCISHIDVIKKFGYKPDKNLTCIYEQTASILKQADVCIEVNTSGLYKPVGEIYPQEKFLKTCYKYNVPVTLGSDAHKPEHVGRDFDKAISLIKRVGYREIVRFSKRQRIYMEI from the coding sequence TTGCTCACATACCAGCAGTATGCTATAAGGAAGTGGGATTTCGGATTTTTCTTTAAAGAGGAGTTTATAGTGCTTGCTGATTATCATATACATAGCAAAATGTGCGGTCATGCAGAGGGCGAGATGGAAGAATATGTCAGGGAAGCTATTAGAAAAGGACTGGGAGAGATAGGGTTTAATGAGCATTTCCCGATTCTGCATCTTGAAGATGAGAAGCTTGCAAGAAGGCTTGCTATGTCCATTGATGAGTTTCCAATATATGTAAAACATGTACGAAGATTGCAGAAAGAGTTTAAGAAGCGTATTTCAATAAAACTTGGGTGTGAGATTGATTATTTGCCCGGAAACATGAAGATCATAATGCATAACATCAATAAGTATGATTTTGACTATCTGTATGGGTCTGTGCACTTTTTGGATGATTGGATGATTGATCATCCTGATCATAAATCAAGGTTTGAAAATCAGGATTTGTATAAAGTGTACAAAGATTATTTTAGTCTGGTTGAAGAAGCTGCAGAATCAAGGCTATTTGACTGCATTTCTCATATAGATGTTATAAAGAAGTTTGGATATAAGCCTGATAAAAATTTAACATGTATCTATGAACAAACAGCAAGCATCTTAAAACAGGCAGATGTATGTATTGAGGTTAATACTTCTGGGCTATACAAGCCTGTAGGAGAGATATATCCACAGGAGAAGTTCCTTAAGACTTGTTATAAATATAATGTGCCTGTTACATTGGGCTCTGACGCGCATAAACCTGAGCATGTGGGTAGAGATTTTGATAAGGCGATTTCTTTAATAAAAAGAGTGGGATACAGGGAAATAGTAAGATTTAGTAAGCGACAAAGAATATACATGGAGATTTAA